From the Longimicrobium sp. genome, one window contains:
- a CDS encoding M1 family metallopeptidase, producing MRRIALLASLLLAVPAAAQAQPPRAFTHADSLRGSIGPARAWWDATFYDLHVKVSPADSSISGWNGITYRALQPGREMQIDLQTPLVADSIVQDGHRLTFRRDGNAFFVTLPAEQRAGATNTLRFYYHGKPRAARHAPWDGGFVWGADSTGATWIATAVQGLGASAWWPTKDTQADEPDSQRVAINVPRGMADISNGRLRATRPERDGSTTYEWFISSPINNYDIAVNAGRYAHFSDTYAGEGGTLTLDYWPLAYHLEVARRQFSQVKPMLKCFEHWFGPFPWYQDGYKLVETPHLGMEHQSAVAYGNRYVNGYMGRDLSQTGRGLQWDFIIVHESAHEWWGNSITSKDLADMWVHESFANYAEGLYTECQQGKDAGAEYVIGTRASIQNDVPIVAPFGVNAEGSGDMYYKGGNMLHTIRQIIGDDEKWRGILRSLQSTFRHQTVTGMQVRDYISRQSGIDLSKVFQQYLETTRVPVLEYRISGSALRYRWANVVPGFDMPVKARVTGTGMTMLRPTTEWQTTRFGLASPTDFAVDHNFYVETRPVTQ from the coding sequence ATGCGCCGAATCGCCCTGCTCGCCTCACTCCTGCTCGCCGTGCCGGCCGCCGCCCAGGCGCAGCCGCCGCGCGCGTTCACCCACGCCGACTCGCTGCGCGGCTCCATCGGCCCCGCCCGCGCGTGGTGGGATGCGACGTTCTACGACCTGCACGTGAAGGTGAGCCCCGCCGACAGCAGCATCAGCGGGTGGAACGGCATCACCTACCGCGCCCTCCAGCCCGGCCGCGAGATGCAGATCGACCTGCAGACGCCGCTGGTGGCCGACAGCATCGTGCAGGACGGGCACCGCCTGACCTTCCGCCGCGACGGCAACGCCTTCTTCGTCACCCTCCCCGCCGAGCAGCGCGCGGGGGCCACGAACACGCTCCGCTTCTACTATCACGGCAAGCCGCGCGCGGCCCGGCACGCGCCGTGGGACGGCGGCTTCGTGTGGGGCGCGGACAGCACCGGCGCGACATGGATCGCCACCGCGGTGCAGGGGCTGGGCGCCAGCGCGTGGTGGCCCACCAAGGACACCCAGGCCGACGAGCCGGACAGCCAGCGCGTGGCCATCAACGTCCCGCGGGGGATGGCCGACATCTCCAACGGACGGCTGCGCGCCACCCGCCCCGAGCGCGACGGCTCGACCACCTACGAGTGGTTCATCTCCAGCCCCATCAACAACTACGACATCGCCGTCAACGCGGGGAGGTACGCGCACTTCTCCGACACCTACGCGGGCGAGGGCGGCACGCTGACGCTGGACTACTGGCCGCTGGCGTACCATCTCGAGGTCGCCCGGCGCCAGTTCTCGCAGGTCAAGCCGATGCTGAAGTGCTTCGAGCACTGGTTCGGCCCGTTCCCCTGGTACCAGGACGGCTACAAGCTGGTGGAAACGCCGCACCTGGGGATGGAGCACCAGAGCGCGGTGGCGTACGGCAACCGCTACGTGAACGGCTACATGGGGCGCGACCTGTCGCAGACCGGGCGGGGGCTGCAGTGGGATTTCATCATCGTGCACGAGAGCGCGCACGAGTGGTGGGGCAACAGCATCACCAGCAAGGACCTGGCGGACATGTGGGTGCACGAGTCGTTCGCCAACTACGCCGAGGGGCTGTACACCGAGTGCCAGCAGGGGAAGGACGCCGGCGCCGAGTACGTGATCGGCACGCGCGCCTCCATCCAGAACGACGTGCCCATCGTGGCGCCGTTCGGGGTGAACGCCGAGGGCTCGGGCGACATGTACTACAAGGGCGGCAACATGCTGCACACCATCCGCCAGATCATCGGCGACGACGAGAAGTGGCGGGGGATCCTGCGCAGCCTGCAGTCCACCTTCCGCCACCAGACCGTCACCGGGATGCAGGTCCGCGACTACATCAGCCGCCAGTCGGGGATCGACCTCTCGAAGGTCTTCCAGCAGTACCTGGAGACGACGCGGGTGCCGGTGCTGGAGTACCGGATCTCCGGCTCCGCGCTGCGCTACCGGTGGGCGAACGTGGTCCCCGGCTTCGACATGCCCGTGAAGGCGCGCGTCACCGGCACGGGGATGACGATGCTCCGCCCGACCACCGAGTGGCAGACCACGCGGTTCGGCCTGGCGAGCCCCACCGACTTCGCCGTCGACCACAACTTCTACGTCGAGACGCGGCCGGTCACGCAGTAG